The DNA window CGTACCCATTCAGGCGCGCGTTGTCCAGCAGTCGCTCGACGTTTTCGCCGATCGGCTCATAGCAGCGCACGGACGCCCCGCGCACGGCCGCCGCCAGCGCAAAGATCCCGCACTGGGACCCAACGTCGATCACGGTCTCGCCCGGCCGAATCTGGCGCAGCACCCGATCGTACACACCGTGGGCAAACACTTCGTCGACGATGCCAAGATCGCTCGTCCCGAGCCGAACCCGGAACCGAAGGCCGTTCCACAGCTTGATCTCGCGAACGTCGCCGCGCCGACCGCGGCCCAGGTAGTCGAGGAAACGCGCGAGCGGATCGCGGTAAACGCGACACACGTCCGCCGCGTGGCGTGCCCGAGTTAGCCAGCGCCGCGACGCGTTGATCCCGCTCACGCGTCCCCCACGAGTACGAGGTGGCCCTTTTCGATCAAATAGGCCCTCAGTGCTTCCTGCCACGGGCGTCCCCACGACCCACTGGTCTCGCGCCGAACGCTCGCAAGGGACGAGTCACGCGGCCGCCGGGCCTTCGCCGGATACTCGGCCGAACGAATCGGCTCCAAGCGGGCTGGAACCTGCGCGAGCTCGAGGATCTGCCGCGCGAACTCGTACCAGCTGCAGTGGCCGGCGTTGGCAACGTGCACGACCCCGTCCGCGCGTTGGCGGATGAGCGCCTCAAGGGCGCGTGCAGCGTCCACAGCGTACATCGGCGACATCCGGATATCGGCCACCACGCGGAGCGTGTCCCCGCGCGCCGCTTTGGCCAGGATCGTCTCGATGAAGTTGCCGCCCTTTCCTCTGGCGCCCGCCGCTCCGTACAGACTGGCCAAACGCACGACAAGCCACCGCGTACTCGCCTGGCGAACGAGATCCTCGCCAGCGAGCTTCGACTCGCCGTACACGTTGATCGGGCGGGGCGCGTCGTCCTCCGTGTAGGAACGACCGAGCTCGCCGTCAAACACGTAGTCCGTGCTCACGTAGACGCACGCCGCCCCGATCGTTTCGCAGGCCCGCGCGATATAGAACCCCCCGCACGCGTTGATTCGAAACGCCGTTTCTGCTTGATCTTCGCAGTCGTCGACTCGGACATATCCGGCGCAGTTCACCACGACGTCCGGCCTCGACGCTCTCAACACGTCTTCGACGCCAACGCGATCCGTGCATTCGATGCGCGTGTGATCGAGCGGCGTCACCTCGTAGGCCCCAGCCTCGGTCAAGGCGCGTATGACTTCGGTACCCAGTTGGCCGGCGCTGCCGACCACCGCCACGCGCATCAGGGTAACCGCTGCCACGAGCGCGAGTAGACCGCGTCGTAGTAGGTATCGTAGTCAACCGCGAGTACCTTGCCGATCCACTCTTGATGTGACACGTACCACTCGAGCGTCTCCCTCAGGCCCTCATCGAACGTAACGCGCGGACGCCAGTCGAGCTCGTCCCGGATGCGGCCCGCGTCCATCGCATACCGGCGATCGTGACCCGGCCGGTCGGGGACGAGTTGGATCCGATCGAGCAACCGCTGCGGCGCCTCTCCCGCGCGGGCCGCGAGCCCGCGGCACACCGCCCGCGCGACCTCCAGGTTCGTGCGCTCCTGGCCCGCCGAGACGTTGTAGACGGCCCCGGGGCGGCCACGCTCCAGGATCGCGAGCAGCGCA is part of the bacterium genome and encodes:
- the rfbD gene encoding dTDP-4-dehydrorhamnose reductase; this encodes MAAVTLMRVAVVGSAGQLGTEVIRALTEAGAYEVTPLDHTRIECTDRVGVEDVLRASRPDVVVNCAGYVRVDDCEDQAETAFRINACGGFYIARACETIGAACVYVSTDYVFDGELGRSYTEDDAPRPINVYGESKLAGEDLVRQASTRWLVVRLASLYGAAGARGKGGNFIETILAKAARGDTLRVVADIRMSPMYAVDAARALEALIRQRADGVVHVANAGHCSWYEFARQILELAQVPARLEPIRSAEYPAKARRPRDSSLASVRRETSGSWGRPWQEALRAYLIEKGHLVLVGDA